CTCTTCTAATTTATCACTTGTTCTAGAAAATTTTTTCTTTAAAGATTCGAACAATGTTAAACCACCATTATCATGAATAATTTTAATTAGAGTAATTTTTGTAATTTCTAATACTTAAAAATAGATATAAAATAAAAAAAGCAATGTCAAGGATTGCACACTTGACATGGAATTTTGCCTGCATCAATAGCTGCCTGCCTGTTTGGGTAGGTTATCTTGTTAGAACCAGATATCTTCTTGGCCCACTCGCAGTCAGGAGAATGGAACTTGTCGGATTTCGCACTTGAAACAACCTTGGCTGAAGTTTCCACATTAGAATCCACATTTTCAACTGATGCTGAATTATCCACTGAAGAAGTGTTGTTTTCGCCAGCAGCCAAATCATTTGAATCTGAAAAGGAAATCATGCCAGTTGCAAAAAGCCCTATGACAGCTATTGCCACAACGATAACCACTATTGAAACGATCATCTTGCCTGAAGCCTTGCCCTTTCCTGAGCCTGAAATGTCATTGCCGCACTTGGGACAAAACTTTGAATTCTTTTTAGACAGTTCTTGACCGCATTTCGGACAGTAATCCATTTTAAAAAGTCACCTCAAAATTATTATATGAATACAATTTTGTAGCTAACCAATAATAAAGTTGTATGATTTGGATTTTTAAGAAAAAGGTTGCATGTTGAGGTCCTTGGTATTGGCGAGTCCTCGCTCAACTATGCAGTGGTTACAATTTAAAAAAAGCGAGTACACTACATAATTTTTAATTTATCCTGTGCATATATCATAACCAATTAAGTAGTAGATAGAAGTAGTATATAAAGGTTATGATTTGATTCCCACAATGGATTCTGGTTCCATCCATAACCTTTAGGACATCAGCAGCTCAGTTGAGGCTGTTGAGATATTTCGAATCTATTCTGATGCAGGAATATTCCTTTAATTCAAAGCGTTCAATATCCTTTTCCTCAGCCTTTTTGCGTGAACTTGCGGTTTTATTTTTAAACGGATCGTACAGCCTGTTCAAGGTTTCCTCAGTCATTAGAAAATCCCCATCATCGAATTCCCTGAAATTTTTGGCTATTGAAAAGTATTTGGTGGCCTGCCTGTAGAACTTGGAAAACAGTTTTAAGTCATCCTCATTGTTTATTACTGCCCTGTTCATTTCCATGTCAACAAATTTCAGGAATTCCCTTATCGAATCATTTGCAAGATTTACATAGTCCAGATAAGACCTCAATTTTGATTTTTCGTTAGGAAGATAATTGGAATATGTTTTGAGTTTTTTCCTGAGATTATTCTCTATATTTGTAAATACTACAAGATTTGCAATTTCCTTTTCCTTATGTGGCCTGTTGATGTCGGAAAGCAGATTCATGGAATTGTATAGTACCTTATGGTCCAGATAGACCGTGTTTACATTTGGCATATTGATCTTGTTGTAGTTTGGAGGCACAATCAATATATCAATTTTCCCTTTTTCAAATCGG
The genomic region above belongs to Methanobrevibacter sp. and contains:
- a CDS encoding zinc ribbon domain-containing protein; the protein is MDYCPKCGQELSKKNSKFCPKCGNDISGSGKGKASGKMIVSIVVIVVAIAVIGLFATGMISFSDSNDLAAGENNTSSVDNSASVENVDSNVETSAKVVSSAKSDKFHSPDCEWAKKISGSNKITYPNRQAAIDAGKIPCQVCNP